Proteins from a genomic interval of Bradyrhizobium sp. G127:
- a CDS encoding LLM class flavin-dependent oxidoreductase, with amino-acid sequence MSIEFIGFVTNNNSSETIPRSGPVVNRDHIETVAKAHENAGFDRVLLAFNATSPDSLQVGQHVLGVTERLNILIAQRPGFTAPTLLARQLATIDQLWRGRVALHVITGGNAEELKQDGNLVHDKDERYARTGEFLDIVKAEWSSDKPFSYSGKYYQVQNGFSQVKPYRPDGIPIFVGGGSDAAIEVAGKHADTFALWGESYAQVRDVTSRVRAAAAKHGRPTPRFSLSVRPILAETEEKAWAKAHAILERATALQDVTGYRKPADGHATAGARRLLALAEQGSRIDKRLWTEIAKLTGANSNTTALVGTPEQVAEVFRDYYELGVSHFLIRGFDPLIDAIEYGRELIPVTRRLIAEIQSRRGVAAE; translated from the coding sequence ATGAGCATCGAATTCATTGGCTTCGTCACCAACAACAATTCGTCGGAGACGATTCCGCGCAGTGGACCGGTCGTGAACCGCGACCATATCGAAACCGTCGCCAAGGCTCATGAGAATGCCGGCTTCGACCGGGTTTTGCTTGCGTTCAATGCCACAAGCCCCGACAGCTTGCAGGTCGGTCAGCATGTTCTCGGCGTCACTGAGCGTCTGAATATCCTGATCGCGCAGCGGCCGGGCTTCACCGCACCGACCTTGCTGGCGCGGCAACTGGCGACAATAGACCAACTCTGGCGTGGCCGTGTCGCGCTTCACGTCATTACCGGTGGAAACGCCGAGGAACTGAAGCAGGACGGCAATCTCGTGCACGATAAGGACGAGCGTTACGCCCGCACCGGGGAATTTCTCGACATCGTCAAGGCTGAGTGGAGCAGCGACAAGCCATTCAGCTACAGCGGAAAATATTATCAGGTTCAGAACGGGTTTTCTCAGGTCAAGCCCTATCGCCCTGACGGCATTCCGATCTTTGTCGGAGGAGGATCGGACGCGGCCATTGAGGTTGCAGGCAAGCACGCGGATACATTCGCGCTGTGGGGTGAATCCTATGCGCAGGTCCGCGATGTGACGTCGCGCGTTCGCGCGGCTGCTGCGAAGCACGGGCGTCCTACCCCGCGCTTCAGCCTGTCGGTGCGTCCAATCCTCGCCGAGACTGAAGAGAAAGCGTGGGCCAAGGCCCATGCCATTCTCGAACGGGCGACTGCATTGCAGGACGTGACCGGGTACCGTAAGCCCGCCGATGGTCATGCCACGGCTGGTGCACGCCGGCTGCTGGCGCTGGCCGAGCAGGGATCGCGGATCGACAAACGTCTATGGACCGAAATCGCCAAGCTGACCGGGGCCAACAGCAATACGACGGCGCTTGTCGGCACACCCGAGCAGGTTGCCGAGGTGTTCCGTGACTATTACGAACTCGGCGTCAGCCATTTCCTCATTCGCGGCTTCGACCCTTTGATCGATGCCATCGAGTATGGCCGAGAACTGATCCCGGTGACGCGCCGCCTGATTGCCGAGATTCAGAGCCGCAGGGGCGTTGCGGCGGAATGA
- a CDS encoding acyl-CoA dehydrogenase family protein, with translation MDATPTLLEKIGLIAADLAADSAENDRTGRIAPRVFSELAKTGLLGLTVSKAHGGAGAGMRETADVLRVLGKADPSVALILAMHFIQHLIIARTENWPRHLAQKLVRDATGGVGLINALRVEPEQGSPARGGLPATVARRTAEGWRLTGRKIYSTGAPVLRWYLVWARTDEPDVRLGIFLVPAGLPGTRIVETWDHLGLRASGSHDVIFDDVLFPLDHEIDVRKSEQWLKPDVIPLIIHPVLTAAVYDGVAQAARDWLLQFLKTRAPSSLGAPLATLPRAQDIAGGIDAKLAVNARLIRTFVRDFDDGITVTPNEAAIVKLMVTNNAVSVVEDALSLSSNHGLSRTNPLERHYRDVLCGRVHTPQDDSTRITAGRAALGI, from the coding sequence ATGGATGCCACGCCGACGCTGCTTGAGAAGATCGGCCTGATCGCCGCGGATCTCGCTGCGGACAGCGCCGAGAACGATCGCACGGGGCGGATCGCTCCGCGAGTTTTCAGTGAGCTCGCAAAAACCGGATTGCTGGGGCTGACGGTCTCAAAGGCGCACGGCGGCGCGGGTGCCGGCATGCGCGAGACGGCGGACGTCCTGCGTGTCCTTGGCAAGGCCGATCCTTCGGTTGCGCTGATCCTAGCGATGCACTTCATCCAGCACCTGATCATCGCGAGAACCGAGAACTGGCCGCGTCATCTGGCGCAGAAACTGGTTCGTGACGCGACCGGGGGGGTCGGCCTCATCAACGCGTTGCGCGTCGAGCCGGAACAGGGGTCGCCCGCGCGGGGCGGGCTTCCGGCTACGGTGGCGCGGCGAACGGCCGAGGGATGGCGGCTCACTGGTCGCAAGATCTATTCGACTGGCGCCCCAGTGCTGCGTTGGTATCTGGTCTGGGCCAGGACCGACGAGCCGGATGTTCGGCTCGGCATCTTTCTGGTGCCTGCGGGTCTGCCCGGGACGCGGATCGTCGAGACCTGGGATCATCTCGGTCTGCGCGCCAGCGGCAGTCATGACGTCATCTTCGATGACGTACTGTTTCCACTCGACCACGAAATCGATGTCCGCAAGTCAGAGCAATGGCTGAAGCCGGATGTGATTCCGCTGATAATTCATCCTGTGCTGACCGCGGCGGTCTATGACGGCGTCGCGCAAGCTGCCCGGGACTGGCTGCTTCAGTTCCTGAAAACTCGTGCACCTTCCAGCCTCGGTGCGCCGCTCGCAACGCTGCCGCGCGCGCAGGATATCGCAGGCGGCATCGATGCAAAGCTCGCGGTCAATGCCCGGCTGATCCGGACCTTCGTCCGGGATTTCGATGACGGCATAACGGTTACGCCAAACGAGGCAGCCATCGTGAAACTGATGGTGACGAACAACGCGGTGAGCGTTGTTGAAGACGCGCTGTCGTTGAGCAGCAATCATGGGCTGAGCCGGACCAATCCGCTTGAGCGTCATTATCGCGACGTGCTGTGCGGCCGGGTACATACGCCGCAGGATGACAGCACCCGGATCACGGCGGGCCGCGCCGCGCTGGGCATCTGA